One Brassica napus cultivar Da-Ae chromosome A5, Da-Ae, whole genome shotgun sequence DNA window includes the following coding sequences:
- the LOC106445984 gene encoding UDP-glycosyltransferase 71B2, producing the protein MQLELVFIPSPGDGHIKPLVEVAKLLVERDDRVSVTILIIPQMAGFSTGSSSSYIASLSTASEDRLHYNVLSVADEPNSDGPKLNFLAFIDSFKPQVKAAVEKLITDPAQPESSPPSRLAGFVVDMFCTEMIDVANEFDVPSYLFYTSSATFLGTQFHAQYLYDVEKYDVSDLKDSDITELEVPCLSRPLPVKCFPSVMLNKYWLPIVFGQVRRFRETKGILVNTFAELEPYAMKFFSGGDNTLPTVYPVGPVLNLKTNGPVSTDDKQTEILRWLDEQPRESVVFLCFGSMGGFREDQAKEIAIALERSGHRFLWSLRRALPKGTMGHPGDFTNLEEILPEGFLDRTAKIGKIIGWAPQNAILANPAVRGFVSHCGWNSTLESLWFGVPMATWPLYAEQQINAFELVEELGLAVEIRNSFRADIMVEESEFMTAEEIERGIRCLMEQDNVRDRVKEISEKSHVALMEGGSSHAALLKFIEDVTTNIS; encoded by the coding sequence atgCAACTAGAGCTTGTTTTCATACCATCACCTGGTGACGGCCACATCAAACCACTAGTGGAAGTTGCTAAGCTTCTTGTCGAGCGTGATGACCGTGTCTCCGTCACCATCCTTATCATCCCTCAAATGGCTGGATTCAGTACCGGAAGCTCTAGCTCCTACATCGCTTCTCTCTCCACCGCATCTGAAGACCGCCTCCACTACAACGTTCTCTCCGTCGCCGATGAACCAAACTCCGATGGCCCTAAACTCAATTTCCTCGCTTTCATCGATAGCTTCAAGCCACAGGTGAAGGCCGCTGTTGAGAAACTCATCACTGACCCAGCACAACCCGAGTCGTCGCCGCCGTCGCGGCTTGCTGGTTTCGTGGTGGACATGTTCTGcacggagatgattgatgtggCCAACGAGTTTGACGTACCGAGTTACCTGTTTTACACCTCAAGCGCCACGTTTCTAGGGACACAATTCCACGCTCAGTATCTTTATGACGTTGAGAAATATGACGTCAGCGACTTGAAGGATTCGGACATAACCGAGTTGGAGGTTCCGTGTTTGTCTCGTCCTTTACCGGTTAAGTGTTTCCCATCTGTGATGTTAAACAAGTACTGGTTACCGATTGTGTTTGGCCAAGTGAGAAGATTCAGAGAAAccaagggtattttggtaaatacttttgCTGAGCTGGAGCCTTATGCTATGAAGTTTTTCTCCGGCGGAGATAATACTCTTCCCACGGTGTATCCGGTTGGAccggttttgaatctcaaaaccaACGGTCCGGTTTCAACGGATGACAAGCAGACAGAGATCCTACGCTGGTTGGACGAGCAGCCTCGTGAGTCTGTTGTGTTCCTCTGTTTTGGGAGCATGGGAGGGTTCCGTGAGGACCAAGCAAAGGAAATAGCTATAGCCCTTGAGCGAAGTGGTCATCGTTTCCTTTGGTCTCTTCGCCGTGCTCTGCCTAAGGGAACGATGGGACATCCCGGAGACTTTACAAACCTTGAAGAAATCCTCCCGGAGGGATTCTTAGATCGGACGGCGAAGATAGGGAAGATTATCGGTTGGGCTCCACAGAACGCCATACTAGCAAACCCTGCGGTCCGAGGATTTGTGTCGCACTGTGGATGGAACTCAACACTGGAGAGTCTCTGGTTCGGTGTTCCAATGGCCACGTGGCCTCTTTATGCCGAGCAACAGATTAATGCGTTTGAGTTGGTGGAGGAGCTAGGGCTAGCGGTGGAGATCCGGAACTCTTTCCGGGCCGATATTATGGTGGAGGAATCAGAGTTCATGACGGCGGAGGAGATAGAGAGGGGGATCCGGTGTTTA